The following proteins come from a genomic window of Bacillus sp. Marseille-P3661:
- a CDS encoding branched-chain amino acid ABC transporter permease: protein MEYLVHVLIIFAIYAILAISLDMIVGYSGIISFSHAAFYAIGAYVGAICYLRFELNMIVAMIIAFVITGIVGAISYVLLSRLKEDYLILSFFALHEVIIGIIHNWQSITNGPAGLFGILRPTFFGYTFVSNISFLVLVTAVLIIVLTILLLWKRSPWGVMAQGVRDDDLLMSTLGYNVKLIKIINFAIGVGFAGIAGVLYAHFVGYVSPIAFSIGLAVTVFTFVFIGGPASLYGPILGTALMVALPEILRIIGIPDSYAGHLQQIIYGVLLVLLVFIRPQGFFGKYKVA, encoded by the coding sequence ATGGAATATTTAGTTCATGTATTAATTATATTTGCTATTTATGCAATTTTGGCGATTTCTTTAGATATGATAGTCGGATATTCCGGAATAATCTCCTTTTCACATGCAGCATTTTATGCAATCGGTGCATATGTTGGAGCAATTTGCTATCTACGTTTTGAATTAAATATGATTGTTGCAATGATCATTGCTTTTGTAATTACAGGAATCGTAGGTGCTATATCATATGTTTTATTGTCACGATTGAAGGAGGATTATTTAATATTATCGTTTTTCGCTTTACATGAAGTTATTATTGGAATCATCCATAATTGGCAAAGTATAACCAACGGTCCTGCGGGATTGTTTGGCATACTTCGTCCTACATTTTTTGGATATACGTTCGTAAGTAATATTAGTTTTCTAGTATTGGTTACAGCTGTTTTAATTATAGTACTGACAATTCTATTACTTTGGAAACGCTCTCCTTGGGGTGTCATGGCACAAGGAGTACGTGATGATGATTTACTCATGTCGACATTAGGATACAATGTTAAACTCATTAAAATTATTAATTTTGCAATTGGTGTTGGATTTGCGGGTATTGCTGGTGTTCTTTATGCCCATTTTGTGGGATACGTGTCTCCTATAGCATTTAGCATTGGTCTAGCCGTAACTGTTTTCACGTTCGTATTTATTGGAGGGCCTGCAAGTCTATATGGACCAATACTAGGTACAGCCTTAATGGTTGCATTACCAGAAATTTTAAGAATCATTGGGATACCTGATAGTTATGCGGGACATCTTCAACAAATAATTTATGGAGTATTGCTAGTGTTGCTGGTCTTTATAAGACCACAAGGATTTTTTGGCAAATACAAGGTTGCATAA
- a CDS encoding ABC transporter substrate-binding protein, protein MSSFTSFKKVSYLLIILIVSLTIASGCSAPAEQSQGKTTNESNENTNATEPIRFGATIPITGPFAAYSTYFKNGTDLALEEINANGGINGQPLEVVYEDHKGDPSTGISALQKLITKDKVNTIFLSMTGVSLAQIPVGDQNEVLMLTGAVTYPGFATSSEWTVQDSISVYGEATEMANYLKDEVKLKTVGIIHENSELGEIYQDKFKEVAGDQIEVTNTETFDLNTTNFKGIITKVISNNPEGIIAHGTGQELQLIFKQIRELGYKGNIYSTSTTETSNTMTIAGSAAEGIVYTFSTLDTSKPKVKEFVDKYKSKYGEDPEIFGAQHYEMVHMLADILREGKRTSTEIRDAFLNIKDYDGLTGNISFDKDGLVTKDLQLKIVKNGNFETLN, encoded by the coding sequence ATGAGTTCTTTTACTAGTTTTAAAAAAGTAAGTTATTTGTTAATAATCTTAATCGTAAGTTTAACGATTGCAAGTGGTTGTAGTGCTCCTGCCGAGCAATCACAAGGTAAAACAACTAATGAAAGTAATGAAAATACAAATGCAACTGAGCCTATTCGTTTTGGAGCAACTATTCCGATAACTGGTCCATTTGCAGCATATTCAACTTACTTTAAAAATGGTACTGATTTAGCATTGGAAGAAATCAATGCCAATGGAGGAATAAACGGACAGCCGCTAGAGGTAGTTTACGAGGATCATAAAGGTGATCCGTCCACAGGGATTTCTGCATTACAGAAACTCATAACAAAAGATAAAGTGAATACTATTTTTCTAAGTATGACAGGTGTATCTTTAGCACAAATTCCAGTTGGAGATCAAAATGAAGTATTAATGTTAACAGGAGCTGTTACTTATCCTGGTTTTGCAACTTCTAGTGAGTGGACTGTTCAGGATTCTATTAGTGTATACGGTGAGGCTACTGAAATGGCTAACTATTTAAAGGATGAGGTAAAACTTAAAACAGTTGGTATTATACACGAAAACTCAGAACTTGGTGAAATTTACCAAGATAAGTTTAAAGAAGTTGCGGGTGATCAAATCGAAGTAACAAATACTGAAACATTTGATCTAAACACAACTAATTTCAAAGGAATCATTACAAAGGTAATATCGAATAATCCAGAGGGAATCATTGCACATGGGACAGGTCAAGAACTACAACTAATATTTAAACAAATTCGCGAATTAGGATATAAAGGGAATATTTATTCAACTTCAACAACTGAAACATCTAACACAATGACTATTGCAGGTTCTGCTGCAGAAGGGATTGTTTATACGTTTAGTACTCTTGATACATCTAAGCCAAAGGTTAAAGAATTTGTAGATAAATATAAAAGTAAATATGGGGAAGATCCAGAAATTTTTGGTGCTCAGCATTATGAAATGGTGCATATGCTTGCAGATATATTGAGAGAAGGCAAGAGAACCTCAACTGAAATAAGAGATGCTTTTTTAAATATTAAAGACTATGACGGACTTACTGGAAATATTAGTTTTGACAAAGATGGACTAGTAACTAAAGATCTTCAATTAAAAATAGTTAAAAACGGTAATTTTGAAACTTTAAACTAG
- a CDS encoding SDR family NAD(P)-dependent oxidoreductase, whose product MRLKDRVAIITGGGKGIGKVYAERFAQEGAKVVVADIDFGAAEDTVEQIKNNGGNAIAVFVDVSENNSTLEMAHKAYDTFGSIDILINNASLMSVLPRRPWIEIPIEEWDKVMEVNVKGLFLCSKAVYPYMKNNKYGKIVNISSTRVWDGTPNRLHYTSSKAAVIGFTRALAREVGEDYICVNAITPGLTASETQLKETDPKYFENHPSNLLKSIKRMQVPEDLVGAVLFLSSPDSNFITGQTINIDGGTNMH is encoded by the coding sequence ATGCGATTAAAAGATAGAGTTGCCATCATTACAGGTGGTGGTAAAGGAATTGGAAAGGTGTATGCCGAGCGCTTTGCACAAGAAGGAGCAAAAGTCGTGGTGGCAGATATTGATTTTGGTGCCGCTGAAGACACAGTGGAACAAATAAAAAATAATGGTGGGAATGCAATCGCAGTATTTGTAGATGTTTCGGAAAATAATAGCACCTTAGAAATGGCACATAAAGCTTATGATACCTTTGGTTCCATCGATATTTTGATCAATAATGCATCTTTAATGAGCGTTTTACCACGAAGGCCTTGGATCGAAATACCGATTGAGGAATGGGATAAGGTTATGGAGGTTAATGTTAAAGGTCTATTCCTCTGTTCCAAAGCCGTTTATCCATATATGAAAAATAATAAGTACGGGAAAATTGTTAACATTTCTAGTACTCGTGTTTGGGATGGAACACCTAATAGACTACATTATACTTCCTCTAAGGCAGCTGTTATTGGGTTTACCCGTGCGTTAGCTAGAGAAGTTGGGGAGGATTATATTTGTGTTAATGCTATTACGCCTGGTCTAACTGCAAGTGAAACACAGTTGAAAGAAACAGATCCTAAATATTTTGAAAATCATCCATCTAATCTACTTAAATCTATAAAGCGAATGCAGGTTCCTGAGGACTTAGTAGGGGCAGTGCTCTTTCTATCATCTCCAGATAGCAACTTTATTACAGGACAAACAATCAATATTGACGGTGGTACGAACATGCATTAA
- a CDS encoding hydantoinase/oxoprolinase family protein: MTWAVGIDTGGTFTDLAAVHKETGEIYTTKVPSNSNNPALAIVNALEIFVEERNIKFNDIDFFAHGTTVATNAVIENRGAKTGLLITEGMRAVYDTRGGTKPIGSDIIDPFYKKPPTLVSQELTKEIKERIMFDGAVLESLNEVSVIKAVQELKEKDVKSIAVSYLFSFINPEHELQTEQLIKELYPECRVSLSSKVHPVIREYIRLSTTVLDAFVGPVMESYFQDLDKKIKKLGIQTNHIYIMQSNGGLMRINIAVNYPNETLLSGPAAGVVYGTSLGKMINLSNIVTFDMGGTSADISVIYENQYSETRRGKIAGQDIGTPMIQINALGAGGGTIAYIGKDGLLKVGPRSAGAFPGPASYCRGGTEPTVTDANIVLGYLDPANFAGGRMNADKGLAKQALTNVGKSLNMDAVETAIGVNTIVNTQMAVGLRTTMIEQGVDPRQFALVAFGGSGPLHAAALAKEVGIPKVVVPLYPGLTCAVGLLCTDVKHIYIKSFIKPIYQINISELKTEFDILIHQAIEEVKAEGFNDNEIELIQQIDIRYPQQGYELTVDIPSIEEHNFHELLKNIFHEKHERIYGLSAKGEEPETVNIRLFVKGKVPKLDLKPIKLRGLGSNALKGYRNVYFDSVQDFINTPVYDRQFLGVGSCIKGPAIVEQADSTTIILPGMNAEIEYYGNMIINCSPLQEIEGTDIKKSEGVW, encoded by the coding sequence TTGACATGGGCAGTAGGAATAGATACAGGTGGAACCTTTACCGATTTAGCAGCCGTTCATAAAGAAACTGGAGAAATATATACAACAAAAGTACCATCAAATTCGAATAATCCAGCCTTAGCAATTGTGAATGCGTTAGAGATATTTGTTGAAGAAAGAAATATAAAGTTTAATGATATAGATTTTTTTGCACATGGAACAACGGTAGCAACTAATGCTGTTATAGAAAATAGAGGCGCTAAAACTGGGCTTTTAATAACTGAAGGTATGAGGGCTGTATATGATACAAGAGGTGGAACTAAACCAATTGGTTCTGATATAATAGACCCTTTTTATAAAAAACCACCTACTTTGGTATCTCAGGAACTTACTAAAGAAATCAAAGAAAGAATTATGTTTGATGGAGCAGTTTTGGAATCATTAAACGAGGTCTCAGTAATTAAAGCAGTTCAAGAGCTTAAAGAAAAGGATGTTAAATCAATAGCAGTAAGTTATTTGTTTTCCTTTATAAATCCAGAACATGAACTCCAAACAGAACAATTAATTAAAGAATTGTATCCTGAATGTCGAGTATCACTGTCTAGTAAAGTACATCCTGTTATTCGTGAATATATAAGACTTTCAACTACGGTTTTAGATGCATTTGTCGGACCGGTTATGGAATCGTATTTCCAAGATTTGGATAAAAAAATTAAAAAGTTAGGTATCCAGACGAATCATATTTATATTATGCAATCAAATGGTGGGTTAATGCGAATTAACATAGCTGTTAATTACCCAAATGAAACTTTACTTTCAGGTCCGGCAGCTGGTGTGGTATATGGAACTTCTTTGGGTAAAATGATTAACTTATCAAATATTGTAACTTTTGATATGGGCGGAACTAGTGCGGATATTAGTGTGATTTATGAGAACCAATATAGTGAAACAAGACGTGGGAAAATAGCTGGTCAAGATATAGGGACCCCAATGATACAAATAAATGCACTTGGTGCAGGAGGGGGGACAATCGCTTATATTGGAAAGGATGGTTTGCTTAAAGTAGGTCCGAGAAGCGCAGGAGCGTTTCCAGGACCTGCAAGTTATTGTAGAGGTGGAACTGAACCAACAGTTACAGATGCTAATATTGTACTTGGTTATTTAGATCCTGCCAATTTTGCGGGTGGTCGTATGAATGCAGATAAAGGACTTGCCAAGCAAGCTTTAACTAATGTGGGAAAATCTCTTAATATGGACGCTGTTGAAACAGCTATTGGTGTTAATACAATTGTAAATACTCAAATGGCAGTGGGGTTACGAACCACAATGATTGAACAAGGGGTTGACCCAAGACAATTTGCTCTAGTTGCATTTGGTGGTTCTGGTCCACTTCATGCAGCAGCTCTAGCGAAAGAGGTTGGTATTCCAAAAGTTGTAGTTCCTTTATATCCAGGGCTTACATGTGCTGTTGGTCTTCTATGTACCGATGTGAAACATATATATATAAAAAGTTTTATTAAACCTATCTATCAAATCAATATAAGTGAACTAAAAACAGAATTTGATATTCTGATACACCAAGCGATTGAGGAAGTAAAAGCGGAAGGCTTTAACGATAATGAGATAGAGCTAATACAACAAATTGATATTCGTTATCCACAACAAGGATATGAACTGACGGTTGATATTCCTTCAATTGAAGAACACAACTTCCATGAGTTACTGAAAAATATATTTCATGAAAAGCATGAAAGAATTTATGGATTATCTGCAAAAGGTGAAGAACCAGAAACTGTTAATATCAGGTTATTTGTAAAAGGAAAAGTACCCAAGCTTGATTTGAAACCAATAAAATTAAGAGGTTTGGGATCGAATGCTTTAAAAGGTTACCGTAATGTATATTTTGATAGCGTTCAAGATTTTATCAATACACCTGTGTATGACAGACAATTTCTTGGAGTAGGAAGTTGTATTAAGGGACCAGCAATTGTTGAACAAGCAGATTCCACAACTATTATTCTACCTGGAATGAATGCTGAAATCGAGTATTATGGAAACATGATCATCAACTGTAGCCCCCTTCAAGAAATTGAAGGAACAGATATTAAAAAGTCTGAGGGGGTGTGGTAA
- a CDS encoding aldehyde dehydrogenase family protein, producing MQTKIKKDKHYWEQIANKYRDHNWRMLIGGELTYAQKGETYEIINPANGHYIARAPLANKEDVDQAVEAAARAQKEWAKVPPLKRAEIVRNIARVLRERGDEFAALDAIDSGNPVLAMLADVERAAESLEYAAGLATEIKGETIPSSGVHWHLTRREPYGVVARINPYNHPIGFTAQKIGMPLIAGNTLVVKAPEQPPLSSLLFGEVIKDLLPPGVVNIISGEGKVAGDALVRHHKVRRIALVGSVNTGKAILKSAAETGVKNITLELGGKNGMIVFPDADLEVAVEAAFNGMNFLKSQGQSCGSMSRLFLHESLHDEFLKRLVEKAREKTKIGNPLDPEKNMGCLISKDHFERVMGYIRSALKEGANLMIGGGKPSDPSLDQGLYIEPTIFSGVTPNMRIFSEEIFGPVQSVIKWSNYDDMISMVNIVPYGLTASIWSNDFQQILRTSEDLDVGYIWVNGTSAHYVGTPFSGHKDSGLGSEEGIEELISYTQQKAIHFIRT from the coding sequence ATGCAAACGAAGATAAAAAAGGATAAACACTATTGGGAACAAATTGCCAACAAATACCGAGATCATAATTGGAGAATGTTAATTGGTGGAGAACTTACCTACGCTCAAAAAGGTGAGACTTATGAAATTATTAATCCAGCTAATGGCCATTATATTGCACGAGCTCCACTTGCAAATAAGGAGGATGTGGACCAAGCAGTCGAAGCAGCTGCTAGAGCACAAAAAGAATGGGCAAAAGTCCCGCCCTTAAAACGTGCTGAAATAGTACGCAACATTGCAAGGGTTTTAAGAGAGCGGGGCGATGAATTTGCCGCCTTGGATGCCATAGATTCTGGGAACCCAGTCCTAGCTATGCTTGCAGATGTTGAACGTGCTGCAGAATCACTGGAATATGCTGCAGGTCTAGCAACTGAAATAAAAGGAGAAACAATTCCTTCCTCTGGAGTCCATTGGCATTTAACCAGAAGAGAACCATATGGGGTAGTAGCTAGAATTAATCCTTATAATCATCCAATTGGATTTACAGCTCAAAAAATTGGTATGCCATTAATTGCAGGTAATACACTGGTTGTTAAAGCTCCTGAACAACCACCATTATCTTCGCTTTTATTCGGAGAAGTCATTAAAGATCTCCTTCCTCCTGGAGTGGTAAATATTATTAGTGGTGAAGGTAAGGTAGCTGGCGATGCACTTGTTCGTCATCATAAAGTACGCCGAATTGCGTTAGTCGGAAGTGTAAATACAGGTAAAGCAATATTGAAATCAGCCGCTGAAACAGGAGTTAAAAATATTACTTTAGAGCTTGGCGGTAAAAACGGTATGATCGTATTTCCTGATGCTGATCTAGAGGTAGCCGTTGAAGCCGCCTTTAATGGAATGAATTTCTTGAAATCACAAGGACAATCTTGTGGCTCAATGTCACGTTTATTCTTACATGAGTCTTTACATGATGAATTTTTAAAGCGATTAGTAGAAAAAGCTAGAGAGAAAACGAAAATTGGAAATCCGTTAGATCCTGAAAAAAATATGGGATGTTTAATTTCGAAAGATCATTTTGAGAGAGTTATGGGATATATCAGGTCAGCATTAAAAGAAGGTGCTAATTTGATGATAGGTGGAGGTAAACCTTCTGATCCTTCATTAGATCAAGGTTTATATATTGAGCCCACTATTTTCTCGGGTGTAACACCTAATATGCGAATATTCAGTGAGGAAATTTTTGGTCCAGTCCAATCTGTGATTAAATGGAGCAACTATGACGATATGATTAGTATGGTAAATATTGTTCCTTATGGTCTTACAGCTTCTATTTGGAGTAATGATTTTCAACAAATCTTGCGTACATCTGAAGATTTGGACGTTGGCTATATATGGGTTAATGGAACTTCTGCTCATTATGTGGGGACACCGTTTAGCGGACATAAAGATAGTGGTTTGGGAAGTGAAGAAGGGATAGAAGAGCTTATATCGTATACCCAACAAAAAGCAATACACTTTATCCGTACTTAA
- a CDS encoding ABC transporter ATP-binding protein: MLVGEDLSVSFGSVRAVDNVSFSCKKNQVTSLIGPNGAGKTSLFNLISGIIKPDEGTVIFNNKDVTDVDMEEKAKIGIGRMFQDPHCFSGLTIFENVAMGALRKKKFLQKGKSLNKLTLEKVDYYLEEVGLKDKRKELANSLTFGERRLMNIAQLLSAEMDLFLLDEPAVGLDEKSIEKIGEIIYNLTRTHHKTVLLIEHHYDLVTSISDKVLFMVQGSMVASGKVEEIEKTNDLRKLYLG, encoded by the coding sequence ATGTTGGTGGGGGAAGATTTAAGTGTATCTTTCGGAAGTGTTAGAGCAGTAGATAATGTGTCTTTTTCATGTAAAAAAAATCAGGTTACGAGTCTAATAGGACCAAATGGGGCGGGTAAGACATCATTATTTAATTTAATTTCTGGAATCATAAAGCCTGATGAAGGAACAGTGATATTTAATAATAAAGATGTAACGGATGTTGATATGGAAGAAAAGGCGAAAATTGGTATAGGTCGCATGTTTCAAGATCCTCATTGTTTTTCTGGGTTAACTATCTTTGAAAACGTTGCCATGGGTGCGTTACGAAAAAAAAAGTTCTTACAAAAAGGGAAATCGCTAAATAAACTTACATTAGAGAAAGTAGATTATTATTTGGAAGAAGTTGGCTTGAAGGATAAAAGAAAGGAATTGGCCAATTCCCTAACATTTGGTGAACGAAGATTAATGAATATAGCTCAATTATTATCAGCTGAAATGGATCTATTTTTACTCGATGAGCCTGCTGTGGGTTTAGATGAAAAATCAATAGAGAAAATTGGTGAGATTATATATAACTTAACTAGAACTCATCACAAAACAGTTCTGTTAATAGAACATCACTATGATCTAGTAACCTCCATTTCTGATAAGGTTTTGTTTATGGTTCAAGGTAGTATGGTGGCATCAGGAAAAGTAGAGGAAATTGAAAAAACAAATGACTTAAGAAAGTTATATCTTGGTTAG
- a CDS encoding ABC transporter ATP-binding protein, with protein sequence MLQIKQLSFAYGDKNVLHDINLKVESGEAVAIIGHNGAGKTTLLKCVSGINKGGSGDIQFLNNPISNIPPYSDSRKGMSYSPDQKPIFPRLTVQDNLEMGGLREKNKRKLEENEELIYSIFPKLYELRQRNAGVLSGGERQMLALGIALMSSPKLVLLDEPSAGLSPLLVGQLFEAIRKINHEFGISFLIVEQSVQLVEEVVNKIYVLQSGKILAEGTPIEIKQLA encoded by the coding sequence TTGTTACAAATAAAACAACTATCATTCGCTTATGGAGATAAAAATGTATTACACGATATTAACTTGAAGGTAGAGAGTGGTGAAGCCGTTGCGATTATTGGTCATAATGGTGCAGGAAAAACTACTTTGCTTAAGTGTGTTTCGGGAATAAACAAAGGGGGAAGTGGAGACATTCAATTTTTGAATAATCCAATTTCAAATATCCCACCGTATAGTGACAGCCGTAAGGGAATGAGTTATAGTCCTGATCAAAAGCCCATTTTCCCTAGATTAACTGTTCAAGATAATTTAGAGATGGGTGGTTTGAGAGAAAAAAACAAACGAAAATTAGAAGAAAATGAAGAATTGATATATTCCATTTTCCCTAAGCTGTATGAACTTCGTCAAAGAAATGCAGGTGTATTGAGCGGGGGTGAGCGACAAATGCTGGCATTAGGTATTGCGCTTATGAGTTCCCCAAAACTTGTTTTACTTGATGAACCATCTGCCGGATTATCACCACTTCTTGTTGGTCAGTTATTTGAAGCAATTCGAAAAATAAATCATGAGTTCGGAATTTCCTTTTTGATTGTAGAACAGTCAGTCCAATTAGTAGAGGAAGTTGTAAATAAGATTTACGTATTGCAATCAGGGAAGATTTTAGCAGAAGGAACACCTATCGAAATTAAGCAATTGGCATAG
- a CDS encoding branched-chain amino acid ABC transporter permease, with the protein METLIGLLIQGLATGSLYALLAVGFGLIYNATQVFHIAHGATFVIGTYFFYTSYVIFQSNIVVSFVIALLGSAIYGVALERFIYRPLRNKGASIVMTLIASLGILILTENLIGLIFGPDTYSIFSGPLPTINIGNNFMVTITDILAIVIAVIVFIILYFVLTKSKIGKMMRAISDNPEMATIVGMNTNKIYTIVFAIGSALVALAAPLQAMAIGVRPDQGFSIMFVSVIAVIIGGIGYLPGAALGALFLGIIESLSLWVLPSSWKTTVVFIVMLLFLVIKPQGFFGSKIGTRRA; encoded by the coding sequence ATGGAAACTCTTATTGGATTATTAATTCAGGGACTGGCTACAGGCTCATTATATGCACTATTAGCAGTGGGATTTGGACTTATTTATAATGCAACACAGGTATTTCACATAGCACATGGGGCTACTTTTGTGATAGGGACTTATTTTTTCTATACGAGTTATGTCATATTTCAGTCTAATATAGTTGTTTCATTTGTTATCGCTTTACTAGGCAGTGCAATTTATGGTGTTGCATTGGAACGCTTTATTTATCGCCCTTTACGGAACAAGGGAGCATCTATAGTAATGACCCTCATTGCATCATTAGGAATTCTCATACTTACCGAGAATTTAATAGGCTTAATATTTGGTCCGGATACTTATTCTATTTTTTCAGGACCATTACCCACTATTAATATCGGAAATAATTTTATGGTTACAATAACAGATATTTTAGCGATTGTTATTGCAGTAATTGTATTTATAATTTTATACTTTGTGCTTACAAAGTCTAAGATTGGAAAAATGATGCGTGCTATTTCAGATAACCCAGAAATGGCCACCATCGTTGGGATGAATACGAATAAGATCTATACAATTGTATTTGCAATTGGTTCTGCTTTAGTTGCGCTAGCAGCTCCATTACAGGCAATGGCGATTGGTGTCCGCCCCGACCAAGGGTTTTCAATTATGTTTGTTTCAGTTATTGCTGTAATTATAGGAGGTATTGGGTATTTACCAGGAGCTGCACTAGGGGCCTTGTTTTTGGGAATTATCGAATCTCTTTCACTTTGGGTACTACCAAGTTCGTGGAAAACAACAGTTGTCTTTATTGTCATGTTACTCTTTTTAGTTATTAAGCCACAAGGATTCTTCGGTAGCAAAATTGGAACTAGGAGGGCTTAA
- a CDS encoding hydantoinase B/oxoprolinase family protein — translation MINPITLEVLSYRLNEVVSMMEHLLFHSGYSPILRESQDGSACILDWEGKVVTGSGAPYHLFPYHRTAQTIIKKFGSKMKPGDSFLVNDPYTSGNFHVPDMAIVTPVFYHSELIAFCASIAHKPDLGGLVPGSSSADAREIYHEGLLVPGVLIWNDSGINSDIESILRGNSRTPNEVVGDIRAQVGATRMGLKRLQEMCDEYGKDMLMTGFKEIMVLSEKRIRKELSLLPNGSHEAEAFMDNDGVTLNKPVRIHVKITKQGENIEFDYSESNKQVDGPVNVRPQSVETASVLALIGILDPTIPINDGIRKVVRFINPEGRVTNAKFPAPVNNYYPTTHLMYSCVQKAMASFCNDRVVAPAGLGIGGTSIGYPRARSGKPGVQYELANTSLGATSENDGVFGTLAMNHITPSTPVEVLETEYPLVVKRWEPIKDSAGAGEYRGGLGFVREYLLLDEAKFTVRMGHFKKGSWGVNGGRASQKGSVVINPGTETEICSSPLATYNLKSGDLIRIQNAGGSGYGNPHERDPKMVLRDVKNGYISIQAALQDYGVVINEGEMKVDEEETRKKRQSLK, via the coding sequence ATGATCAATCCAATAACTTTAGAGGTTTTAAGTTATCGTTTAAATGAGGTTGTTTCTATGATGGAACACTTGTTGTTTCATAGCGGATATTCTCCTATTTTACGAGAATCACAGGATGGAAGTGCATGCATATTAGACTGGGAGGGGAAGGTTGTTACTGGTTCAGGTGCACCCTATCATTTATTTCCATATCATCGAACAGCACAAACTATTATAAAGAAATTTGGAAGTAAAATGAAACCGGGAGACAGTTTTCTAGTTAACGATCCTTATACATCAGGTAATTTTCATGTTCCCGATATGGCTATCGTTACTCCAGTATTTTACCATAGTGAACTTATTGCATTCTGCGCGAGTATTGCCCATAAACCTGATTTAGGGGGATTAGTACCAGGCTCATCGAGTGCGGATGCTAGGGAAATTTACCATGAGGGGTTGTTGGTTCCAGGTGTTCTTATTTGGAACGATAGCGGTATTAATTCTGACATAGAGAGTATCTTACGAGGTAATAGTCGTACTCCAAATGAAGTAGTAGGTGATATCCGTGCTCAAGTTGGGGCCACAAGAATGGGATTAAAACGGTTACAAGAAATGTGTGATGAGTATGGAAAAGATATGCTCATGACTGGGTTTAAAGAAATAATGGTATTGTCGGAAAAGCGTATTCGAAAAGAATTATCATTACTTCCGAACGGCTCACATGAAGCTGAGGCTTTTATGGATAATGATGGGGTTACTTTAAATAAACCTGTTCGTATTCATGTAAAAATTACAAAACAAGGGGAAAATATCGAATTTGATTATAGTGAAAGTAATAAGCAGGTTGATGGACCTGTTAACGTTAGGCCACAGTCTGTAGAGACAGCTTCAGTTTTGGCACTGATAGGTATTTTAGATCCGACTATTCCTATTAATGATGGAATAAGAAAGGTAGTTCGATTTATAAATCCTGAAGGTAGGGTTACCAATGCTAAATTTCCTGCACCAGTAAACAATTATTATCCAACCACACATCTTATGTATAGTTGTGTACAAAAGGCAATGGCTTCTTTCTGTAATGATAGAGTTGTTGCTCCAGCGGGATTAGGTATCGGTGGAACGAGTATTGGTTACCCAAGAGCACGCTCAGGTAAACCGGGAGTGCAGTATGAGCTAGCCAACACCTCTCTTGGAGCTACATCAGAAAATGACGGTGTATTTGGCACTTTGGCAATGAACCATATTACACCAAGTACACCTGTTGAAGTCCTGGAAACAGAATACCCACTTGTTGTTAAAAGGTGGGAACCTATAAAAGACTCGGCAGGAGCTGGAGAATACAGAGGCGGTCTTGGGTTTGTAAGAGAATATTTATTATTAGACGAAGCGAAGTTTACAGTTAGAATGGGACATTTTAAGAAAGGATCTTGGGGGGTCAATGGAGGGAGAGCTTCACAAAAAGGCAGCGTTGTTATAAATCCGGGAACAGAGACTGAAATATGCTCATCTCCTTTGGCAACTTATAATCTTAAATCAGGAGATTTGATTAGAATACAAAACGCAGGTGGATCTGGATATGGTAATCCACACGAGCGAGACCCGAAAATGGTTTTAAGAGATGTGAAGAATGGATATATTTCCATTCAAGCAGCTTTACAGGATTATGGTGTTGTTATCAATGAGGGAGAAATGAAAGTTGACGAGGAAGAAACCAGAAAAAAACGACAAAGCCTGAAATAA